The DNA region CAAGCACAAGCATATCTGCAGTTTTTCCTATCTCTAAACTTCCCAACGTTTCGCTTCGGTCCATTGCGGCGGCGGCATTCAACGTTGATGCAACGATTGCTTCTTCGGGAGTCATTTGCATTTGTGTACACGCAATGGTCATCATTAACGGCATAGAATAACTCATACACGACCCGGGATTAAAATCGCTTGCGATTGCAACGGGGATATTTGCATCAATGATTTTTCTTGCGGGTGCAAACGGATGATGCAAATTAAATGAAACTCCCGGAAGGAGAACAGCAACTGTTTCAGAATGTTGCAACGCACGAATTCCCTTTTCAGAAATATGTTCAAGATGGTCAACGGAAGTCGCTTGCATCTCGGCAGCGAGTTCTGTTCCGCCAAGATAGGAGAGTTCTTCTGCGTGAAGTTTCAATTTCATTCCGAACTGCTTTGCCGCGAGGAAAATTTTGCGTGTGTCGTCAAGCGAAAAGAAATTTATTTCGCAAAACACATCGCAAAACTCCGCAAGTTTTTTCTTTCCAACATACGGGAGCATTTCTTCGATGACGAGTTGCACATAATCGTTTTTTCTTTCTTTGTATTCCTTGGGAATTGCATGCGCGCCTAGAAACGTTGGAACCACGGTTGTTAATTCTTCTTTCTCAAGTTCGCGCGCGCATTCAAGTAATTTTATTTCGTTAGTGAAATCCAAACCATAACCACTTTTTGTTTCCACGGTTGTTGTTCCGTGTTTGAGCATCTGTAAAAGATAATGACGAGCGCTTTTCTTCAAATCTTTTTTTGTTGCATTTCTTGTATGCTCAACAGTATTCACGATTCCGCCGCCATACGCCGCAATTTCTTGATATGAAATTCCGCTTGCTCGCATAGTAAATTCGTTCTCTCTGCTTCCTCCGAAAATCGAATGTGTATGCGCATCAATAAACCCCGGCATCACAACACAATGTTCGCAATCGAGAGTTTCGATGTTTTCGGTTTTTGTTTTTGGGAAATCATTCATTGTTCCGAGCCAAAGAATTTTTCCATTTTCAGAAATTATTCCTGCGTTTTCAATAATGCCGAGTTCCCGCATTTCGCCTCCGCGGTTAAGTTTTTTTCCCCCTTGAGCAGAAACGGTTACTAGTTGTTTGATATTTGTGAGAGCGATGTTCATACATTGTTCGCGTGAAATTTTTTGCGCAAAGTTATAAAAAGCGTTTTCTTTTTCCAATTTTGTTGTTTGGAATTCACGGCAAAGAAGTCTATTTTTACCGCGTAAAATTACTACGCTCTTCATGTGAAAATTCTTTTACTTCTGTTTTTCTTTCTGAATGTTGGTGTTCAATGCGCATTTTCTGCGTTCGAACTTCGCGGAATCGGCGCGCGGGAAATGTTATTCGGAAGCAGCGCCGTTGCGTTGAAGAATTCATTGTGGTCGATTTCGTTCAATCCCGGAGGTCTTTCATTGCTTGTCGGAACTCAAACTTCCGTTTC from Ignavibacteria bacterium includes:
- a CDS encoding imidazolonepropionase; protein product: MKSVVILRGKNRLLCREFQTTKLEKENAFYNFAQKISREQCMNIALTNIKQLVTVSAQGGKKLNRGGEMRELGIIENAGIISENGKILWLGTMNDFPKTKTENIETLDCEHCVVMPGFIDAHTHSIFGGSRENEFTMRASGISYQEIAAYGGGIVNTVEHTRNATKKDLKKSARHYLLQMLKHGTTTVETKSGYGLDFTNEIKLLECARELEKEELTTVVPTFLGAHAIPKEYKERKNDYVQLVIEEMLPYVGKKKLAEFCDVFCEINFFSLDDTRKIFLAAKQFGMKLKLHAEELSYLGGTELAAEMQATSVDHLEHISEKGIRALQHSETVAVLLPGVSFNLHHPFAPARKIIDANIPVAIASDFNPGSCMSYSMPLMMTIACTQMQMTPEEAIVASTLNAAAAMDRSETLGSLEIGKTADMLVLDIPNYKFLMYHFGENHVRNVIKNGTLLEF